The stretch of DNA GTAATGCTGTTGACTTGACTAAACATGCAACAGGTAACCCAATATTCGTATTGCTGTTGGTCATATTAGCTATCGGATCAACTCAAATCAGAAGATTTAAGAAATAATTTTTCTTAATTTTTTCTTTTTTTTAAGAAATTATATCAATTCATGTAGATTACCAAATTATTTTTTCATTATTTCTAATTAATACCTATATTTAATTAAAAGGATGTTTGATAATTATTAAGGTCATGTGATTATATTTAAAATTTTCATTCGTATTTTTAATTAAATGATAATCTAATTTTGACCCGTTTTTGGATTGTGGTGGGTGGTTGTCCTTTGTTAAAACTTTGTCAGATATTTATTAAAATTAACTAATACTTTTATATTCTTTTAAACATATAATTAATAGTGGATGTTGTGGTAGTATGGTTGAATCAATGATGGTTAATTGGATTTATGTTATCCTCTTATTTATTTTAGCAGCAATAACCTATAAAAGAAAATCTTTGGATTTGGTTGGTGCCGCCGTAATGGTTATAATGGGCATTGTAATCATATTTTCGGCTGGGGCAAACTGGTTGCTGTTAATTGTCCTGTTTCTTGTAATGTCATTGTTCGCCACAAAATATTCAAAAAAATATAAAATGTCTTTAGGGGAGTTTGAAGGCAGAAGGACTTCTAAAAATGTTATATCAAACGGTGTTGTCGCTTGTTTTATGGCCGCTTTTGGAGGATTCTATTCCCCTCTTGTAGGAGGGTTTATAGGTGCAATTGCAACTGCAACAGCAGATACGCTAGCTTCTGAAATCGGTGTTTTATATCAGCCACGTTTGATTACTACATTGCAGAAGGTGGATCCTGGAACTAATGGGGCGGTATCAACATTGGGAACTGCAGCAGGTATGGTCGGTGCAGCAATTATCGGGATTGCCGCTTACTTTTTAGGCATTATTCCAAATCCTTTGACTGCAATCCTGGTTTCTATAATTTCAGGTACTGTGGGCTGCTTTATGGACAGTATTTTAGGTGCTCTTTTTGAAAATAGGAACTTGTTGACCAACGAACATGTGAATTTGATTGCAACAGTTGTTGGCGCTCTCGTTGGAATCTTATTAATGTAACTTTTTTTTCTAAAGTTCAATTTAGAATTTTAATCTAGTTTTTAAATAAATTATATAACTACTAAAAATAAAAATTATATTAGTATAATCTATTAGGTGATATTTATGAAAGGAATTATTTTAATTATGGATGGTATGGGTGACCGTCCAATTAAAGAATTTGGTAATAAAACTCCTTTGGAAGCAGCTAATACTCCAAATATGGATAAAATGGCTGAAGAAGGAATTACAGGTATTATGGATTCAATAGCTCCGGGAATCATCCCTGGAAGTGACACCGCACATTTATCTATTTTAGGCTACAATCCTTATGAAGTATATACTGGAAGGGGTCCGTTTGAGGCAAATGGTGTCGGATTGGAAGTGCTTCCGGGAGATATTGCATTCAGATGCAACTTTTCAACAGCAGATGAGGATTTTATTGTAACTGACAGGCGTGCCGGAAGAATCAAAGAAGGCACTAAAGAGATAGTTGAAGAATTGAATAAGATGGTTTTAGAGGACTATCCTGACATTAAAATTATTTTCAAAGAATCCACAGGCCACAGGGCAGTTTTAGTTTTAAGGGGAGAAGGACTCTCCGATAAAGTAAGCGATGCAGACCCTAAAGTGGAAGGCAATAAGCCTAAAGAAGTAAGGGCTTTAGACGACACACCTGAAGCGGCAAGAACCGCAGACATCTTGAACAAATTAGTCAAAAAAACTTATGAAATGGTTAAAGATCACCCAGTTAACTTAAAAAGAATTGAAGAAGGCAAACCGCCAGCGAACGTTGTCATTCCTCGTGGTGCAGGAGAAGTGCCGGTTGTCGAACAGTTAAACGACAAATATGAAATAAATTCAGCATGCATTGCAGAAACCGGACTTATCATGGGAATCGGAAGATTTGCAGGAATGGACATTATTGAAATGGAAGATGTGACCGGCGGAATTGACACAAACTTGTATAACATCAGAGATACCATCATAGACCAAGTAAAAAATTCAGACCATGACTTTTTCCTGATAAACATTGACGGGGCTGACGAAGCAGGTCACGACGGCCAAACCATAGAGAAAAAGGAATTCATAGAGAAAGTTGACGAAGTAGTCATGAGCGAACTGATAAAACTTGAGGATGTTTATATCTACTTAACAGCTGACCATTCAACTCCAATTTCTGTAATGAACCACTCTGGAGACCCAGTACCTGTATTAATCAGAGGTCCTGAAGTAAGGGTTGATGATGTTTGTGAATTCTCCGAAAGGGCATGTGCAAAAGGAGGACTCAACAGAATCAGAGGATCAGATGTGATGAATATAATGATGGACTTAATGAATTATGCTCATAAATTCGGTGCATAGGTGAGAATATGGCAGCGAAAAAACTATTTGGAACATCCGGAATAAGAGGATTGATAGGTTCTGAAGTGACCTGTGAACTTGCATTGAACGTAGGTAAATCATTAGCCTATTATTTGGGAAACAATGGTACAGTGGTTTTAGGTCACGATACAAGAACAACAAATGAAATGCTCGACCAGGCTATTTGCGCAGGATTGCTTGAAAGCGGAGTTAATGTGATTAAAATAGGTATGGTTCCAACCCCTTTAGTCGGATATGCTACCGAAAAATTAGGTGCTGATGCGGGAATCATGCTAACAGCTTCCCATAATCCTTCACAGTACAACGGAATTAAGTTATGGAATAAAAATGGGATGGCATATACCGCAGTTCAAGAAGCCGAAATCGAAGAAATCTATGCAAATAAATCTTATATTTCAGTGTCATGGGATAAGGTCGGAAAATTAAATGTCAACGAAGAAATCAAAGGCCAGTATGTCGATGATTTGGTAAATATGGTCGATATTAAAGAAGGCTTGAAAGTGGTCATTGACTGTGCATCCGGTGCAGGAAGCGAAATATCACCTTTAGTATTCAGAAAAGCAGGATGCGAAGTAACAACCTTAAATTCACAGCCTGACGGATTTTTCCCAGGAAGAAACCCTGAACCGAATGAAGAAAACTTACAGACCCTAATGAAAACAGTTGTAGCTATCGGCGCTGATTTGGGAGTAGCCCATGACGGAGATGCTGACAGAATGATTACCGTTGATGAAAAAGGTAATGTATCACCGTTCGATTCACTTTTAGCATTGATTTCAAAAGAGTTCGACGGAGACATCGTAACAACCGTAGATGCAGGTTTGTGTATGGACGAATCCGTAAAAGGAAGAGTATTAAGAACACCTGTAGGTGATGTGAATGTTGCTGAAGTGATTATCGAGGAAAATGCGGCCTTTGGTGGAGAACCTTCAGGAACTTGGCTGCACCCGGACTTCTGCATGTGTCCTGACGGAATTCTTTCAGGATTGAGAATGGCAGAAATCGTTTCAAGGGACGGCAAGCTATCTGAACTATTGGAACAGATTCCGTCTTATCCGAATATCCGTGAAAAAATAACCTGCTCCAAAGAAGCTAAAGTTAAAGTGATGGAAAACATGGAAGAGCTATTGACTGATGCATTCGATGATATTGTAGAAGTCAATCCTCTTGATGGAGTCAGATTAACATTCGAAGATGACAGCTGGGTTTTGGTAAGGCCTTCAGGAACTGAAGATTACATTAGAATAACTTTAGAATCTCGTGACGCTGAAAGGGCAGAAGAGATTAAAGAGACATGTGTAAAAATAATCAATGAAAACTTATGAAGATGATTTTCATCTTCAAAATTACTTTTTTTTAAATATAGCTTGTTTTAAACATTGATATAATGTTTTAAGGTATAAATGGGTTTTTTGACTAAAATACGTGCGATAAAATCGAGTTTTCCAAAGTTAATTTCCGATGTTTTTTGGAAAATAAAGTCTTGAATAGGTTTTGAATAAATTGGAATAGACTATCCAATTCTCTTTTTTTTGAAGTTTTTGTTTCCAGTAATTTCAAGTCATTTGCGCCTTTTCTTTGCAGCGGGAAGCTCTTCATACATTGCTTCAATCAGTTCTTTTAGAAACTCCCTATTTTCTATGTCATCGACAAGCAGCATTTCTTTTGCACCTTCATAGGGCAATTCCCTATTTGCATCGGGCATCATCTCTATTGCTGATTTTACGGGTTTGACAAGGAAGCGGTCATCGTAGATGCCTCCGACAATCTTGCCATGATAGTAAATAATGTATTCTCCCATCATTGCCCTATAAGATATGTCGTCTAGGTCTGACAACTGATCTAATATGTAATCCAGATATTCTTTACTTGATGTCATGATTCAAATCCCCTTTAAAAACAATTTTAATTTATTATCTTAATAATTAATAAGCTTGGGGCAATGTTTTAGATGGTCATTTAAAAATTGGTATAATACTGGTCTGCACCAAATAATTTTTGTTTTAGAGATGATGGTTTTCTTTTCAATTGGCAATTGGAGGAGTTTATCCTCCGCCAGGTATGGTGTATTTATCGTTTACTCCGTAAAATATTCCTGTGCCTTTTGATTTTTTACTGACATTTGATAATGCATTGTTGAATATTATATTCAATAATTTGTATCCGTCCTTATCGATAAAATCAGTCAGATTTGTATTATTTTCCCTCAGTTTCAGCGCATCTTTTTCAATGTCAAAGCATGATCCGTAGATTATCTGTGAGGAATTTTCTTCAGCTGATTCGGGTGGATATTTTCCGGTCAATTCTTCGGATTTCAGGTAATCCTTGAAGTTGTTCCATGATTTTTTAGCTTCTTTTCCCTCTTTTGTTAGTTTGCCGTTTTCCAAAAGATTCCTGTAATTTCCATCGTCGTAGCCATTTTCATTTTTTAAGGCTTTAACATATTCAACAAAGTCTTTTTCAAATTTGTTTGCGTTTGCAGTATTGTTGCTTTGCTTTGCCATGTTCTTCAAGTTGAATTTCTTATTCTTATTTATGGTCTTAAGCAGATTGATGGCTATTGTTTCGGAAGTTTTCAATTCACCTTTATTGGCTATCCTGAGGGTTATCTTCTTCATGACTTCCATATCGTCTTGGGTTAACTTTTTGCCGACATTATACGATTCATTCAAGTCAATTTCACATTTGATTTGGTTTTTGTTGATTAAATCAAGTATTGTAAGTGATAATGTGTTCACGGTTATTTTATTGTTTTTTGAATATAATGTGCTGATTATTGGATATGAATCATCGCTTGGAGGATTTTTTACGTCTTCGTTGTCTAAATTTTTTTTGCCTAAACCTAACATTTTAATCGCCTTAATGTTTTTCTTTTTTGAATATTGATGTATTTTGCCTATTATTTAATTTTTACAATCTTATTTATATAGTTTTTCGAATGTAAGCGATAACTTGCATCTTAAAATGTAGAATAAATGACATTCCATAAAGTTGATATTTTGGCAAGGGTTATACGATGGTTAAATTGAAAATAAGTTTTTAATCAATTTCTAAAAGTAAAAAAAAAGAAGAATAAAAATTTTGAGAAGAAGAAATCTATTCTTCTTCTACAATGAATGCGTCTTTTCCAAGAGCAGCACATTCTGGGCATACCCAGTCATCTGGCATATCTGCAGGAGTTGCTCCAGCAGGGATGTTGTATGAAGGGTCACCTTTTTCTGTGTCGAATCTGTATTCACAGTGTAAACAAACATATACAGTCATTTTAATAATCTCCTTTTTTTATTGTTTATCAGCATAGCTAATATGGTTCTAGTATATTTC from Methanobrevibacter sp. YE315 encodes:
- a CDS encoding TIGR00297 family protein, which codes for MVESMMVNWIYVILLFILAAITYKRKSLDLVGAAVMVIMGIVIIFSAGANWLLLIVLFLVMSLFATKYSKKYKMSLGEFEGRRTSKNVISNGVVACFMAAFGGFYSPLVGGFIGAIATATADTLASEIGVLYQPRLITTLQKVDPGTNGAVSTLGTAAGMVGAAIIGIAAYFLGIIPNPLTAILVSIISGTVGCFMDSILGALFENRNLLTNEHVNLIATVVGALVGILLM
- a CDS encoding 2,3-bisphosphoglycerate-independent phosphoglycerate mutase codes for the protein MKGIILIMDGMGDRPIKEFGNKTPLEAANTPNMDKMAEEGITGIMDSIAPGIIPGSDTAHLSILGYNPYEVYTGRGPFEANGVGLEVLPGDIAFRCNFSTADEDFIVTDRRAGRIKEGTKEIVEELNKMVLEDYPDIKIIFKESTGHRAVLVLRGEGLSDKVSDADPKVEGNKPKEVRALDDTPEAARTADILNKLVKKTYEMVKDHPVNLKRIEEGKPPANVVIPRGAGEVPVVEQLNDKYEINSACIAETGLIMGIGRFAGMDIIEMEDVTGGIDTNLYNIRDTIIDQVKNSDHDFFLINIDGADEAGHDGQTIEKKEFIEKVDEVVMSELIKLEDVYIYLTADHSTPISVMNHSGDPVPVLIRGPEVRVDDVCEFSERACAKGGLNRIRGSDVMNIMMDLMNYAHKFGA
- the glmM gene encoding phosphoglucosamine mutase; translated protein: MAAKKLFGTSGIRGLIGSEVTCELALNVGKSLAYYLGNNGTVVLGHDTRTTNEMLDQAICAGLLESGVNVIKIGMVPTPLVGYATEKLGADAGIMLTASHNPSQYNGIKLWNKNGMAYTAVQEAEIEEIYANKSYISVSWDKVGKLNVNEEIKGQYVDDLVNMVDIKEGLKVVIDCASGAGSEISPLVFRKAGCEVTTLNSQPDGFFPGRNPEPNEENLQTLMKTVVAIGADLGVAHDGDADRMITVDEKGNVSPFDSLLALISKEFDGDIVTTVDAGLCMDESVKGRVLRTPVGDVNVAEVIIEENAAFGGEPSGTWLHPDFCMCPDGILSGLRMAEIVSRDGKLSELLEQIPSYPNIREKITCSKEAKVKVMENMEELLTDAFDDIVEVNPLDGVRLTFEDDSWVLVRPSGTEDYIRITLESRDAERAEEIKETCVKIINENL
- a CDS encoding TfoX/Sxy family protein, whose protein sequence is MTSSKEYLDYILDQLSDLDDISYRAMMGEYIIYYHGKIVGGIYDDRFLVKPVKSAIEMMPDANRELPYEGAKEMLLVDDIENREFLKELIEAMYEELPAAKKRRK
- a CDS encoding DUF2207 family protein; this translates as MLGLGKKNLDNEDVKNPPSDDSYPIISTLYSKNNKITVNTLSLTILDLINKNQIKCEIDLNESYNVGKKLTQDDMEVMKKITLRIANKGELKTSETIAINLLKTINKNKKFNLKNMAKQSNNTANANKFEKDFVEYVKALKNENGYDDGNYRNLLENGKLTKEGKEAKKSWNNFKDYLKSEELTGKYPPESAEENSSQIIYGSCFDIEKDALKLRENNTNLTDFIDKDGYKLLNIIFNNALSNVSKKSKGTGIFYGVNDKYTIPGGG
- a CDS encoding rubredoxin; amino-acid sequence: MTVYVCLHCEYRFDTEKGDPSYNIPAGATPADMPDDWVCPECAALGKDAFIVEEE